A window from Fragaria vesca subsp. vesca linkage group LG5, FraVesHawaii_1.0, whole genome shotgun sequence encodes these proteins:
- the LOC101315155 gene encoding F-box/LRR-repeat protein 20-like: MGEQPKRKSGIFASLSDDLLGQVVNKVKDKQDRKSFSEVCKQWLKVEGLDRSWLTVYVRDPMIPLPALTRLPNIVSLAVWECRPHTNLEFISHTCPKIESIMIECRDEKQTGDGGVLSPKGLSALGEGCPKLSHVEIMGLNAIGNSGVVELVHSAHNLKSLLFLSNKLISDEALRGIGSASSISILELNDCDDITNEGLAYLANGSTSKTLKKLIIECLCRSKITDTGVEILRKMCSLEHLELSIWGTTATTSRITDIGGVGIAAI; encoded by the coding sequence ATGGGTGAGCAACCCAAGAGGAAATCAGGGATATTTGCATCGTTGAGCGACGATTTGCTTGGCCAAGTTGTTAACAAGGTCAAGGATAAACAAGACAGAAAATCATTCTCCGAGGTCTGCAAGCAATGGCTTAAAGTGGAAGGTCTAGACCGATCATGGCTTACCGTTTATGTTAGAGATCCCATGATTCCGCTTCCTGCACTAACTAGACTCCCAAATATAGTCAGTTTAGCAGTATGGGAATGCAGGCCCCACACCAACCTTGAATTCATATCCCATACATGTCCCAAAATCGAGAGCATCATGATTGAATGTAGAGATGAGAAGCAAACAGGTGATGGTGGTGTTTTGAGCCCCAAAGGTCTATCTGCTTTGGGAGAAGGGTGTCCCAAATTGTCCCATGTTGAGATTATGGGGCTAAATGCAATAGGGAATTCTGGAGTTGTTGAGCTTGTACATTCAGCACATAACTTGAAGTCCCTGCTTTTTCTAAGCAATAAGTTGATATCAGATGAAGCCCTCAGAGGAATTGGGTCCGCATCTTCCATTAGCATTTTAGAGTTGAATGATTGTGATGACATTACCAATGAGGGACTGGCTTATTTGGCGAATGGATCTACCTCGAAAACCCTCAAGAAATTAATCATTGAGTGCCTTTGTAGGAGTAAAATCACTGATACCGGTGTCGAGATTTTGCGCAAAATGTGTAGCCTGGAGCACCTGGAATTGTCCATTTGGGGCACAACCGCCACAACGAGTCGAATCACTGATATTGGAGGTGTGGGAATCGCTGCCATTTGA
- the LOC101314862 gene encoding EIN3-binding F-box protein 2-like encodes MSAQTEETGPISLLSEDLLSLILNNVTDQEHRNWCSEVCKQWLKLEGLSRSSLSARKPEFPLAILNRFPNLVQFQTTQLTTDSDLELLARKCPKLEEVKVVDFTSCQQGFLGRKGMSALGYGCPKLSKVSLIGDKIGNAAVVELVNVARSLSSLVLGHNLIGDIALRAIAWSSVTILELKSCCNVTDDGLGCLASGFTLKRLKTLVVKRCKVTDDGVKSLKKMRSLEKLSLCWCTGEITDVGGMAISAIRNLKELKLKGIYGVSDLTVSALAFCKKLEVLDLSGCEGVTGPGIRAFSSHQGLRRLVLLGLRSFGLSDVETLVLGCPSLDVDSVVVEERWRKDPTWRDELMHWKTRLVLKFSKYKHH; translated from the coding sequence ATGTCTGCCCAAACCGAAGAAACAGGGCCAATTTCTCTTCTGAGCGAAGATTTACTGTCCTTGATCCTCAACAACGTCACCGACCAAGAACATAGAAACTGGTGCTCCGAGGTTTGCAAGCAATGGCTTAAACTCGAAGGTCTAAGCCGATCATCACTCTCCGCTCGCAAACCCGAGTTTCCTCTTGCTATACTGAACAGGTTCCCGAATCTTGTCCAATTCCAAACCACCCAACTCACGACAGATTCCGACCTCGAACTCCTCGCCCGGAAATGTCCCAAACTTGAGGAAGTCAAGGTGGTGGATTTCACCTCATGCCAACAAGGCTTCTTGGGTCGGAAAGGCATGTCGGCATTGGGATATGGTTGTCCTAAATTGTCCAAGGTCTCGCTGATTGGGGACAAGATTGGAAATGCTGCCGTTGTGGAGCTTGTGAATGTTGCGCGGAGCTTGTCGTCATTGGTATTGGGGCATAATTTGATTGGGGATATTGCTCTCAGAGCCATTGCATGGTCTTCGGTTACGATTCTCGAGTTGAAGAGCTGCTGCAATGTTACCGATGACGGGTTGGGTTGTTTGGCTAGCGGGTTTACCTTGAAAAGACTCAAGACATTGGTGGTAAAGAGGTGTAAGGTCACGGATGATGGGGTGAAGAGTTTGAAGAAAATGCGCAGCTTGGAGAAGCTGAGTTTGTGTTGGTGTACCGGAGAGATTACAGATGTTGGAGGAATGGCGATATCTGCGATTCGGAATCTCAAGGAGTTGAAATTGAAGGGGATATATGGCGTGTCAGACCTTACCGTTTCCGCGCTTGCATTTTGCAAGAAGTTGGAAGTGCTTGATTTAAGTGGCTGTGAAGGGGTGACAGGACCTGGCATTCGTGCATTTTCAAGTCACCAAGGCTTGAGGCGCCTTGTGTTGCTCGGTTTGAGGAGTTTTGGTCTTTCTGATGTAGAGACCTTGGTGCTTGGGTGCCCGTCGTTGGACGTTGATTCTGTTGTGGTGGAAGAAAGATGGAGGAAGGATCCTACTTGGAGAGATGAGTTGATGCATTGGAAAACTAGATTAGTTCTCAAGTTCTCTAAATATAAGCATCACTAG
- the LOC101315442 gene encoding F-box/LRR-repeat protein 20-like: protein MSVHTRKKTSGIFASLSDDLLGLVINKVKDKRDRKSFSEVCKQWFKVEGLDRSKLIFYVNDPGFSLSSLARFPKIVTLTLLGCKFDIDLEFIAQTCPRIERIMIVGRDVELKGNSGVVELVHSARKLKSLILINTKLISDGALSGIGSTSSISILELINCCNITDEGLASLANGSISKTLKKLIIAGPIRSKFCKITDTGIKILCKMCCLEYLKLSFWGTTSRITDIGGVGIAAIQTLKDLTLNFLDVSDLTMVTLAQNCRNLEILDIRGCQKVTGAGICAFCSHKCLKSLNLDYLMINLSDVEQIVFGCPSLDSVLVDSRRRRDPTWNDELMQNKTRKVVKFV from the exons ATGAGTGTACACACCAGGAAGAAGACATCTGGGATATTTGCATCATTAAGCGACGATTTACTTGGCCTAGTGATTAACAAGGTCAAGGACAAACGAGACAGAAAATCGTTTTCCGAGGTCTGCAAGCAATGGTTCAAAGTGGAAGGTCTAGACCGATCAAAGCTTATCTTTTATGTTAACGATCCCGGGTTTTCGCTTTCTTCACTAGCTAGATTCCCAAAAATAGTCACTTTGACACTATTGGGTTGCAAGTTCGACATCGACCTTGAATTCATAGCTCAAACATGTCCCAGAATCGAGCGCATCATGATTGTAGGTAGGGATGTTGAGCTAAAAG GGAATTCTGGAGTTGTTGAGCTTGTACATTCAGCACGTAAGTTGAAGTCCCTGATTTTGATAAACACTAAGTTGATATCAGATGGAGCCCTCAGTGGAATTGGGTCTACATCTTCTATTAGCATTTTAGAGTTGATAAATTGTTGTAACATTACCGATGAGGGATTGGCTTCTTTGGCGAATGGATCTATCTCGAAAACCCTCAAAAAATTAATCATTGCAGGCCCTATAAGGAGTAAATTCTGTAAAATCACTGATACCGGGATCAAGATTTTGTGCAAAATGTGTTGCCTGGAGTACCTGAAATTGTCCTTTTGGGGGACAACAAGTCGAATCACTGATATTGGAGGTGTGGGAATCGCTGCCATTCAAACCCTCAAGGACTTGACATTGAATTTTCTCGACGTGTCAGACCTTACCATGGTCACGCTTGCTCAAAATTGCCGCAACTTGGAGATACTCGATATAAGGGGTTGCCAAAAGGTGACTGGAGCTGGCATTTGTGCATTTTGCAGTCACAAGTGCTTGAAGAGCCTTAATTTGGACTATTTAATGATCAATCTTTCTGATGTGGAACAGATAGTGTTTGGATGCCCGTCATTGGATTCTGTTTTGGTGGACTCACGCAGGAGGCGTGATCCAACTTGGAACGATGAATTAATGCAAAACAAAACTAGAAAAGTTGTTAAATTTGTTTGA